The Phyllopteryx taeniolatus isolate TA_2022b chromosome 14, UOR_Ptae_1.2, whole genome shotgun sequence genome has a window encoding:
- the ranbp3b gene encoding ran-binding protein 3b isoform X1, whose protein sequence is MADLANEDKPAIAPPVFVFQKDKTQKRSAEGSSAEDGEDSDKDETNYFPPVKRERTSSFPPLHSVPKNNVFMPPSFCQSPTGNSDSEPEEKPVGFRLKPPTLIHGQAPSSGVPSQKPKEQQRSVLRPAVLQAPPSKSHTESNSTCGTNGVKKSSDGPSVPQSLFLNNTEHSATPNTSLKHENEADGPSDITDEGGSEKEEGDVAKSFVFGQNIKDRAKLDQNNTEEKSLPKDHLPGDTQAEGTNYFLQYISTPSSHNATNSTDSGAKFVFGQNMSERVLSPPKGESINEDSKEVPETSEPPSQEATPEKAVNSVSESLEESAAAYTKATAKKCILEKVDVKTGEESESNVLQMQCKLYVFEKTAQSWIERGRGLLRLNDMASTDDGTLQSRLVMRTQGSLRLILNTKLWPQMQVDKASDKSVRVTATDTEDQGVKVFLISGSSKDVGQLAAALHHRILALKSRVEQEPEAPVTTIPEAEVPQSNEEDSDEEGGASAPATTNSEGGENQAAGST, encoded by the exons ATGGCGGACTTGGCGAACGAAG ACAAGCCTGCCATAGCGCCTCCggtgtttgttttccaaaaagacaaaactcAGAAG CGATCTGCGGAGGGCTCAAGTGCAGAGGATGGAGAGG ATTCAGATAAAGACGAGACAAACTACTTCCCTCCAGTGAAAAGGGAGAGGACTTCATCATTCCCGCCTCTACATTCTG TTCCCAAGAACAATGTATTCATGCCCCCCAGTTTCTGCCAGTCTCCCACTGGGAACTCTGACTCTGAGCCAG AGGAGAAGCCAGTCGGGTTCCGACTAAAGCCACCGACTCTCATACACGGGCAAGCACCCAGTTCAG GTGTGCCGAGTCAGAAACCGAAAGAGCAACAACGAAGTGTTCTGCGGCCTGCGGTTCTTCAGGCGCCACCCTCCAAATCCCACACAGAGTCCA ACTCCACTTGTGGAACAAACGGTGTGAAGAAGTCGTCAGACGGCCCTTCAGTCCCACAGTCCCTTTTCCTGAACAACACAGAGCACTCAGCCACCCCGAACACGTCACTG AAACACGAAAACGAAGCCGACGGTCCGAGCGACATCACAGATGAAGGAGGAAGTGAGAAGGAGGAAGGAGATGTAGCAAAATCTTTTGTATTTGGTCAGAATATCAAAGACAGAGCAAAG ttggACCAGAACAATACAGAAGAAAAGTCACTACCAAAGGACCACCTTCCAGGAGACACTCAAGCAGAGGGAACCAATTATTTCTTACAGTACATCTCTACCCCAAG TTCACATAATGCCACAAACAGTACAGACAGTGGCGCGAAATTTGTATTTGGGCAGAACATGTCTGAACGAGTTTTG AGTCCTCCCAAGGGCGAGAGCATCAATGAAGATAGTAAAGAGGTTCCAGAGACTTCAGAGCCCCCGTCACAGGAGGCCACCCCAGAGAAGG CAGTGAACAGCGTGTCGGAGTCTTTGGAGGAGTCTGCCGCAGCCTACACCAAAGCCACAGCCAAGAAGTGCATCTTAGAGAAAGTGGACGTGAAAACCGGGGAAGAATCAGAAAGCAATGTTTTACAG ATGCAGTGCAAGTTGTATGTCTTTGAGAAGACGGCACAGTCTTGGATAGAGAGAGGGCGGGGTCTACTGAGGCTCAACGACATGGCGTCAACGGATGACGGCACGCTACAGTCTCGTCTAG TGATGAGGACCCAGGGCAGCCTGCGGTTGATCCTCAACACTAAACTTTGGCCGCAGATGCAGGTGGACAAGGCGAGTGACAAGAGCGTACGGGTCACTGCCACCGACACAGAGGACCAGGGGGTCAAGGTCTTCCTAATATCG GGTAGCTCCAAGGACGTAGGTCAGCTGGCGGCGGCGTTGCATCACCGGATCTTGGCCCTCAAGAGCCGGGTGGAGCAAGAGCCCGAAGCCCCCGTGACGACCATCCCCGAGGCCGAGGTGCCGCAGTCCAACGAGGAGGACAGCGACGAGGAAGGCGGAGCCTCCGCTCCTGCGACAA CAAACTCAGAGGGAGGGGAGAACCAGGCCGCAGGAAGCACATAG
- the ranbp3b gene encoding ran-binding protein 3b isoform X2: MADLANEDKPAIAPPVFVFQKDKTQKRSAEGSSAEDGEDSDKDETNYFPPVKRERTSSFPPLHSVPKNNVFMPPSFCQSPTGNSDSEPEEKPVGFRLKPPTLIHGQAPSSGVPSQKPKEQQRSVLRPAVLQAPPSKSHTESNSTCGTNGVKKSSDGPSVPQSLFLNNTEHSATPNTSLKHENEADGPSDITDEGGSEKEEGDVAKSFVFGQNIKDRAKLDQNNTEEKSLPKDHLPGDTQAEGTNYFLQYISTPSSHNATNSTDSGAKFVFGQNMSERVLSPPKGESINEDSKEVPETSEPPSQEATPEKVNSVSESLEESAAAYTKATAKKCILEKVDVKTGEESESNVLQMQCKLYVFEKTAQSWIERGRGLLRLNDMASTDDGTLQSRLVMRTQGSLRLILNTKLWPQMQVDKASDKSVRVTATDTEDQGVKVFLISGSSKDVGQLAAALHHRILALKSRVEQEPEAPVTTIPEAEVPQSNEEDSDEEGGASAPATTNSEGGENQAAGST; the protein is encoded by the exons ATGGCGGACTTGGCGAACGAAG ACAAGCCTGCCATAGCGCCTCCggtgtttgttttccaaaaagacaaaactcAGAAG CGATCTGCGGAGGGCTCAAGTGCAGAGGATGGAGAGG ATTCAGATAAAGACGAGACAAACTACTTCCCTCCAGTGAAAAGGGAGAGGACTTCATCATTCCCGCCTCTACATTCTG TTCCCAAGAACAATGTATTCATGCCCCCCAGTTTCTGCCAGTCTCCCACTGGGAACTCTGACTCTGAGCCAG AGGAGAAGCCAGTCGGGTTCCGACTAAAGCCACCGACTCTCATACACGGGCAAGCACCCAGTTCAG GTGTGCCGAGTCAGAAACCGAAAGAGCAACAACGAAGTGTTCTGCGGCCTGCGGTTCTTCAGGCGCCACCCTCCAAATCCCACACAGAGTCCA ACTCCACTTGTGGAACAAACGGTGTGAAGAAGTCGTCAGACGGCCCTTCAGTCCCACAGTCCCTTTTCCTGAACAACACAGAGCACTCAGCCACCCCGAACACGTCACTG AAACACGAAAACGAAGCCGACGGTCCGAGCGACATCACAGATGAAGGAGGAAGTGAGAAGGAGGAAGGAGATGTAGCAAAATCTTTTGTATTTGGTCAGAATATCAAAGACAGAGCAAAG ttggACCAGAACAATACAGAAGAAAAGTCACTACCAAAGGACCACCTTCCAGGAGACACTCAAGCAGAGGGAACCAATTATTTCTTACAGTACATCTCTACCCCAAG TTCACATAATGCCACAAACAGTACAGACAGTGGCGCGAAATTTGTATTTGGGCAGAACATGTCTGAACGAGTTTTG AGTCCTCCCAAGGGCGAGAGCATCAATGAAGATAGTAAAGAGGTTCCAGAGACTTCAGAGCCCCCGTCACAGGAGGCCACCCCAGAGAAGG TGAACAGCGTGTCGGAGTCTTTGGAGGAGTCTGCCGCAGCCTACACCAAAGCCACAGCCAAGAAGTGCATCTTAGAGAAAGTGGACGTGAAAACCGGGGAAGAATCAGAAAGCAATGTTTTACAG ATGCAGTGCAAGTTGTATGTCTTTGAGAAGACGGCACAGTCTTGGATAGAGAGAGGGCGGGGTCTACTGAGGCTCAACGACATGGCGTCAACGGATGACGGCACGCTACAGTCTCGTCTAG TGATGAGGACCCAGGGCAGCCTGCGGTTGATCCTCAACACTAAACTTTGGCCGCAGATGCAGGTGGACAAGGCGAGTGACAAGAGCGTACGGGTCACTGCCACCGACACAGAGGACCAGGGGGTCAAGGTCTTCCTAATATCG GGTAGCTCCAAGGACGTAGGTCAGCTGGCGGCGGCGTTGCATCACCGGATCTTGGCCCTCAAGAGCCGGGTGGAGCAAGAGCCCGAAGCCCCCGTGACGACCATCCCCGAGGCCGAGGTGCCGCAGTCCAACGAGGAGGACAGCGACGAGGAAGGCGGAGCCTCCGCTCCTGCGACAA CAAACTCAGAGGGAGGGGAGAACCAGGCCGCAGGAAGCACATAG